The Lysobacter gummosus sequence CGCCTCCACCGCCGTGGTCGAAGCCTTCGTGCGCATGCACGAGCAAGGCCTGATCTACCGCGGCCAGCGTCTGGTCAACTGGGACCCGGTGCTGAAGACGGCGATCTCGGACCTGGAAGTGGTCAACGAAGAAGAAGACGGCTTCCTGTGGTCGATCGCCTACCCGCTAAGCGACGGCAGCACCACGCTGACGGTGGCGACCACGCGTCCGGAAACCATGCTCGGCGACACCGCGGTGATGGTGCATCCCGACGATGAGCGCTATCAGCACCTGATCGGCAAGACGGTGACGCTGCCGCTGAGCGCGCGCGAGATTCCGGTCATCGCCGACGCTTACGTGGATCGCGAGTTCGGCACCGGCGTGGTCAAGGTCACGCCCGCGCACGACTTCAACGACTACGCGGTCGGCCAGCGCCACAGCCTGCCGATGATCAACATCTTCACCCCCGAGGCGAAGGTCAACGACAACGCGCCGGCCAAGTACGTCGGCCTGGATCGCTATGAAGCGCGCAAGGTCGTGCTGGCCGATCTGGAAGCCGAAGGCCTGCTGGTGGAAACCAAGCCGCACAAGCTGCAGGTGCCGCGCGGCGACCGCACCAACCAGGTGATCGAGCCGTACCTGACCGACCAGTGGTTCGTGCAGATGGACGGGCTGGCCAAGCGCGGCCTGGAGCTGGTCGAGAACGGCGATGTGCGTTTCGTGCCGCCGAACTGGATCAACACCTATCGCCACTGGATGGAAAACATCCAGGACTGGTGCATCAGCCGCCAGCTGTGGTGGGGTCATCGGATTCCGGCGTGGTACGACGCCCAGGGCAATATCTTCGTCGGCCGCGACGAGGCCGATGCGCGCGCGCGCGGCGGCATCGGCGCCGATGTGGCGCTGCATCAGGACAACGACGTGCTGGAAACGTGGTTCTCCTCGGGCCTGTGGCCGTTCAGCACGATGGGCTGGCCGGACCAGGCAGCGATGGCCGAGCGCGGGTTTGAGCGGTTTGTTCCGTCCTCCGTCCTGGTCACCGGCTTCGACATCATCTTCTTCTGGGTCGCGCGCATGATCATGCTCACCGACCACTTCACCGGGCAGATTCCGTTCAAGGACGTGTACATCACCGGTCTGGTGCGCGACAAGGACGGGCAGAAGATGTCCAAGTCCAAGGGCAATGTGCTCGACCCGATCGATCTGGTCGATGGCATCACCCTCGATGAGCTGGTCGGCAAGCGCACCACCGGCCTGATGAATCCCAAGCAGGCGGAGAAGATCGAGAAAGCCACGCGCAAGGAATTCCCCGAAGGCATCCCGGCCTTCGGCGCCGACGCGCTGCGCTTCACCATCTCGGCCCTGGCCACGCACGGCCGCGACATCAAGTTCGATCTCGGCCGCGCCGAGGGTTACAAGAATTTCTGCAACAAGCTGTGGAACGCCACGCGCTTCGTGCTGATGAACACGGAAGACGCCAGCTTCAGCGGCGTGCCGCAACCCACCACCGATACCGAGCGCTGGATCCTGGCGCAGCTGGCCAAGACCGCAGCCGAAGCCGAAGCCCACTTCGCCTCCTACCGCTTCGACCTGCTCGCACAGAGCCTGTACGAATTCGCCTGGAACGCGTTCTGCGACTGGTTCGTCGAGCTGTCCAAGCCGGCGCTGCAGGGCGAAGACCAGGCGGCGGCGAACAGCACGCGTCATACGCTGCTGTACGTGCTCGAACGCCTGCTGTCGCTGCTGCACCCGCTGATTCCGTTCGTGACCGAGGAACTGTGGCAGCAGGTCGCGCCCAAGCTCGGCGTGGCCGAAACCACGGTGATGCTGCGTCCGTATCCGCAGGCGTCGGAATTCACCGGCGATTACGCCCAGGCCGAAGCCGATGTGGAATGGCTCAAGGCGATGGTGTCGGCGCTGCGCAAGGTGCGCAGCGAGCTCAACGTCAAGCCGTCGGATTTCGTGACCTTGCTGTTGTGCAAGGGCGACGCGTCCGATCGCACCCGGGTCGAGCGCTTCGCTTCGCAGCTCAAATTCCTCAACCGAATCGATCGCATCGAGTTCATCGACGACGGCGCGCCGACGCCTCCGGCCGCTCCCGCGGTGGTCGGCGAACTGACCTTGCTGGTGCCGTTGCCGGCGGACAAACTCGACGCCGAACGCGGCCGCCTGGACAAGGAAATCAAGCGCGTCGAAGGCGAGATCGGCAAGAGCAAGGGCAAGCTGGCCAGCGATACCTTCGTGCAGAACGCGCCGCCGGCGGTGGTCGAGCAGGAGCGCAAGCGTCTGGTCGATTGGAACGTGCAGCTCGAAGGCCTGACCGCGCAACGCGCCAAGCTGGCCTGACGCCGCTTTGGCGCACGGCCTCGCGGCCGTTCGCCGTCGCCCACGAAAAGCCGCGGCCGAGCCGCGGCTTTTTTGTTGCCGCCGTCAGCCGCCGCGCTTGCGGCTCAAGCCGGCCAGACGATCGGCCAGCGCCGCATTGCCCTGCCCGCGCGCCAGCGACTCGGCGGTCGCGCCGCTGGCATCGGTCAGGGCGAAGTCGGCATCGCGCGAGGCCAGCGCTTCGATCAGCTCGGCGCGGCCGAACAAGGCCGCGAACATCGCCGCGGTCTGCCCGGCCGCGTTGCGTGCATTAACGTTGCTGCGCGGATCGGCCAGCAGCACGCGCGCGCATTCGGTCTCGCCCTTGAACAAGGCGCCCATCAGTGCGGTATTGCCGCGTGCGCTGTCGCTCAGGTCGGGCGCCGCGCCGGCCGCGAGCAGCGCCCGCACCGCCTCGGCGTGGCCGTAGTAAGCGGCGAGGATCAACGCGGTCGAGCCGCGCTCATCGCGCGCATCCACCGCCACGCCGCGCGCCAGCAGCGACTTGATCACATCGGTATCGCCCGAACGCGCGGCATCGAACAGGTAGCGGCTCAGGTCGGCGCCCTGCACCGCCGGGGCTTGCGCCGCGGTCGTTTGCGACGCCCGCGGCTCATGCGCGAATGCGGGAGCCGCGACCGCGCAGGCCAACGACGCTGCCAGAGCGACATGGAATTTCAACAAGGAACGATTCATAGGTTCTCCCGACACATCAAAGCCATCGCGCGGCCATTGCGACACAAACGGACACGGCGTCACCGCCGATCGCGGCGCGACAACTCTCAACATTGCCGCAGCGAGCCGCACACCGCGGCCCGCTGCGCGCTCATGCCCGCGACTGGATCAATCGCTCAACGCCGCCGACAAGGTCTTCACCCGGCCGACATCGCGCTTGAGCGCCTGGGCCAGACGCGTGCCGTAGTCGGCGTCGGCCTTATGGAAGTACGAGAGCATCGTGTACATCGTGGTTTCGTCGCGCACCTGGCCCAGGTCGCCGGCCAGATTCGCGATCAGGCTGGTGCGCTCGTTGGCCGGCAGCGAGCGGTAGAACTCGCCGGCCTGACGGAAGTTCAAGGTCTTGGCGATGCGCGCCTGCTGGGTCGCGCCTTCCAGCGGCAAGGCGCTGTAGCGCGCGGCGTCGGACTGCGGCTTGGGCGCGATCCGCGACGGCTCGTAATTGACCTTGCCGGTGCGCGCGCCGCCGTTGTGTTCGCCGTCCTGGTTGTTGCTGTTGACCGCGACCTTCGGCGCGTTGATCGGCAACTGGTTGACGTTGGTGCCGACGCGGTAAAGCTGCGTGTCGGCGTAGGAGAACATGCGCCCTTGCAGCAGACGGTCTTCCGACGGCTCGATGCCCGGCACCAGATTGGCCGGCGCGAACGCGGCCTGCTCGGTCTCCTGGAAGATATTGGCCGGATTGCGGTTCAAGGTCATGGTGCCGACTTTCACCTCGGGCAC is a genomic window containing:
- a CDS encoding ankyrin repeat domain-containing protein, giving the protein MNRSLLKFHVALAASLACAVAAPAFAHEPRASQTTAAQAPAVQGADLSRYLFDAARSGDTDVIKSLLARGVAVDARDERGSTALILAAYYGHAEAVRALLAAGAAPDLSDSARGNTALMGALFKGETECARVLLADPRSNVNARNAAGQTAAMFAALFGRAELIEALASRDADFALTDASGATAESLARGQGNAALADRLAGLSRKRGG
- a CDS encoding valine--tRNA ligase; its protein translation is MSLAPSYDPKQFETRLYEQWESSGVFKPRGEGQPYTILLPPPNVTGTLHMGHAFQHTLQDALIRYYRMRGYDTLWQMGTDHAGIATEMVVARNLGAEGLTRDGLGRDGFIEKVWQWKRQSGDTIERQMRRLGTSGDWSRSVFTMDPIASTAVVEAFVRMHEQGLIYRGQRLVNWDPVLKTAISDLEVVNEEEDGFLWSIAYPLSDGSTTLTVATTRPETMLGDTAVMVHPDDERYQHLIGKTVTLPLSAREIPVIADAYVDREFGTGVVKVTPAHDFNDYAVGQRHSLPMINIFTPEAKVNDNAPAKYVGLDRYEARKVVLADLEAEGLLVETKPHKLQVPRGDRTNQVIEPYLTDQWFVQMDGLAKRGLELVENGDVRFVPPNWINTYRHWMENIQDWCISRQLWWGHRIPAWYDAQGNIFVGRDEADARARGGIGADVALHQDNDVLETWFSSGLWPFSTMGWPDQAAMAERGFERFVPSSVLVTGFDIIFFWVARMIMLTDHFTGQIPFKDVYITGLVRDKDGQKMSKSKGNVLDPIDLVDGITLDELVGKRTTGLMNPKQAEKIEKATRKEFPEGIPAFGADALRFTISALATHGRDIKFDLGRAEGYKNFCNKLWNATRFVLMNTEDASFSGVPQPTTDTERWILAQLAKTAAEAEAHFASYRFDLLAQSLYEFAWNAFCDWFVELSKPALQGEDQAAANSTRHTLLYVLERLLSLLHPLIPFVTEELWQQVAPKLGVAETTVMLRPYPQASEFTGDYAQAEADVEWLKAMVSALRKVRSELNVKPSDFVTLLLCKGDASDRTRVERFASQLKFLNRIDRIEFIDDGAPTPPAAPAVVGELTLLVPLPADKLDAERGRLDKEIKRVEGEIGKSKGKLASDTFVQNAPPAVVEQERKRLVDWNVQLEGLTAQRAKLA